One Synechococcus sp. JA-2-3B'a(2-13) genomic window carries:
- a CDS encoding tetratricopeptide repeat protein, whose protein sequence is MTLPKDLRLSQHLALIQLRFERGQYRQALEEVKQAQSRYPQSGKLRLWQALAQEALGETQEAILLAQTLLRNPDPEVAQQARYVLGIWQAPRLRRPAEWLSEIPDLSRLEEADPPEYRLAYGRSQRKGPSPRSGDPLSRRAADPPLDTKPLIWVLIGILSTLLAVMAWLP, encoded by the coding sequence ATGACGCTTCCCAAAGACCTGAGATTGTCTCAGCACTTGGCTCTGATCCAGTTGAGGTTCGAGCGAGGACAATACCGGCAGGCGCTAGAGGAGGTTAAGCAGGCCCAAAGCCGCTATCCGCAGTCGGGTAAGCTACGGCTCTGGCAGGCCCTGGCCCAAGAAGCCCTTGGCGAAACGCAGGAGGCCATCCTGTTGGCCCAAACCTTGCTGCGCAACCCAGATCCAGAAGTTGCCCAGCAGGCTCGCTATGTCTTGGGTATCTGGCAAGCCCCTCGTCTGCGGCGTCCAGCGGAGTGGTTGAGCGAAATTCCCGATCTCAGCCGGCTGGAGGAAGCTGATCCCCCAGAGTACCGCTTGGCCTATGGGCGCTCCCAACGCAAAGGCCCTTCCCCAAGATCTGGGGATCCCCTCAGCCGCCGGGCAGCGGATCCCCCGTTGGACACTAAGCCCCTCATCTGGGTGTTGATCGGGATCCTCTCGACCCTGCTGGCCGTGATGGCTTGGCTGCCCTAG
- a CDS encoding phycobiliprotein lyase — protein MNAIQQFHHFFNCCIGAWRTERTYHYLDRGEVERSRTEFTIRTLTPELKHKVLADNNYPNHNVDGFLGFHLAFETVSETGEEAGQELNMLFVPRQETPLGLQGDYLRDRAYEEDRPMVAAFRFDPGSLQLVMTTTYTRVVAVDTITLLNPRLRLRQILTYQRPPQGQPLQELLLVGFGVEQKLT, from the coding sequence ATGAACGCCATCCAGCAATTTCACCACTTTTTCAACTGCTGCATTGGGGCTTGGCGCACAGAGCGCACCTACCATTACCTAGACCGTGGCGAGGTGGAGCGCTCCCGCACCGAGTTCACCATTCGCACTCTCACCCCTGAGCTCAAGCACAAGGTGCTCGCCGACAACAACTACCCCAACCACAACGTGGATGGTTTTTTGGGCTTTCACTTGGCTTTTGAGACCGTTTCCGAAACGGGGGAGGAGGCCGGGCAAGAGCTGAACATGCTGTTCGTCCCTCGGCAGGAAACCCCCCTGGGGCTGCAGGGAGACTACCTGCGGGATCGGGCCTACGAGGAAGATCGCCCGATGGTGGCGGCTTTCCGGTTTGATCCCGGATCCCTGCAACTGGTGATGACCACCACCTACACTCGTGTGGTTGCTGTAGATACCATCACTCTACTGAATCCGCGCCTGCGCCTGCGGCAGATCCTTACCTACCAACGTCCCCCTCAGGGTCAGCCTTTGCAGGAGCTGTTGCTGGTGGGGTTTGGGGTAGAACAGAAGCTGACCTAG
- a CDS encoding S41 family peptidase, producing MVVQKPRYTGIRWRGWGIRIVLLGCLLWASLGIGACPGQASRWGEEQQLLAQAWAYVDRAYVDPGFNGQNWWQVRQRFLSRPLKERKQTYQAIEEMLATLGDPFTRFLDREHYLSLQTSTAGELSGVGLQIAIDEQGAVRVIAPMEGTPAEQAGIQPQDEILAVDRVPVAGLSLDEVAERMRGRSGTPVTLKLKRQDRIWEVELVRQSITINPVRTRFFELPQGSVAYIRLSQFNGNAAAQVRQAIRAAEAQGVRGYILDLRNNPGGLLQAAIEIARFWIPKGDIVLVTDRHGIQDSIPATGEVLTEAPLVVLVNQGSASASEVLAGALQDSGRAQLVGTRTFGKGLIQSLLELADGSGLAVTTAKYLTPSGHDIHRQGIQPDVVVAEGSVPLTAETLAGPEDIQLQRALELLGQTQGIPVAKSG from the coding sequence ATGGTTGTGCAGAAGCCGAGATACACAGGGATCCGCTGGAGAGGGTGGGGGATCCGCATTGTCTTGCTTGGGTGTTTGCTCTGGGCGAGTTTGGGCATTGGCGCCTGTCCAGGGCAGGCCAGCCGCTGGGGAGAAGAGCAGCAACTGCTGGCGCAGGCTTGGGCCTATGTGGATCGGGCCTATGTGGATCCGGGGTTTAACGGGCAAAACTGGTGGCAGGTGCGGCAACGGTTTCTCTCCCGGCCCCTGAAGGAGCGCAAGCAGACTTACCAGGCCATCGAGGAGATGTTGGCCACTCTGGGGGATCCCTTTACCCGCTTTCTGGACAGAGAGCACTACCTCAGCCTGCAGACCTCTACAGCCGGCGAGCTGAGTGGTGTCGGCTTGCAGATTGCTATCGACGAGCAAGGCGCTGTGCGGGTGATTGCCCCCATGGAGGGCACTCCTGCCGAGCAGGCCGGGATCCAACCTCAGGATGAGATTTTGGCGGTGGATCGGGTGCCGGTGGCGGGGTTGAGTCTGGACGAAGTGGCCGAGCGGATGCGGGGGCGCAGTGGCACGCCGGTTACCTTGAAGCTGAAGCGGCAGGATCGCATTTGGGAGGTGGAGCTGGTACGCCAATCGATCACCATCAACCCCGTGCGCACCCGTTTTTTTGAGCTGCCTCAGGGATCGGTGGCCTACATTCGCCTCAGCCAGTTCAACGGCAATGCTGCCGCTCAAGTCCGCCAAGCCATTCGGGCCGCAGAAGCTCAAGGGGTGCGGGGCTACATTCTCGATTTGCGCAACAATCCGGGGGGACTCTTGCAGGCGGCTATCGAGATCGCTCGCTTCTGGATCCCCAAGGGTGACATTGTGCTGGTGACGGATCGCCACGGCATTCAAGACAGCATTCCCGCCACCGGCGAGGTGCTCACAGAGGCGCCGCTGGTGGTCTTGGTAAATCAGGGCAGCGCCAGTGCCAGTGAAGTGTTGGCCGGGGCACTTCAGGATAGTGGGCGAGCTCAACTGGTGGGAACGCGCACCTTTGGCAAGGGTCTGATTCAATCCCTGCTGGAGCTGGCGGATGGATCGGGGCTGGCGGTGACCACGGCCAAGTACCTCACCCCCAGCGGCCACGACATTCATCGCCAGGGGATCCAGCCCGATGTGGTGGTGGCGGAGGGATCCGTTCCTCTGACGGCAGAAACCTTGGCCGGGCCGGAGGACATCCAGCTGCAGCGAGCCTTGGAGTTGTTGGGGCAGACCCAAGGGATCCCGGTGGCCAAAAGCGGGTGA
- the petB gene encoding cytochrome b6 gives MSKVYDWLDERLEITPFVDDATGKFIPPHVNIFYCLGGVTLVCFLIQFATGFAMTFYYRPTVAEAFESVNYIMTQVNFGWLLRSIHRWSASMMVLMMILHTFRVYLTGGFKKPRELTWVTGVILAVLTVSFGVTGYSLPWDQVGYWAVKIVSGVPSAIPVVGDLLVQLIRGGEAVGQATLTRFYSLHTFVLPWLTAVFMTMHFLMIRRQGISGPL, from the coding sequence ATGAGCAAAGTTTACGACTGGTTGGACGAGCGGCTGGAGATTACGCCTTTCGTCGACGACGCAACAGGGAAATTCATTCCGCCTCACGTTAACATCTTCTACTGCCTCGGCGGGGTGACGCTGGTGTGCTTCTTAATTCAGTTTGCCACCGGCTTCGCCATGACGTTTTACTATCGTCCGACGGTGGCTGAGGCCTTTGAATCGGTGAACTACATCATGACCCAGGTGAACTTCGGCTGGCTGTTGCGCTCCATCCACCGTTGGAGCGCCTCCATGATGGTGCTGATGATGATCCTACACACCTTCCGGGTCTATCTGACAGGGGGATTCAAAAAGCCCCGTGAGCTGACCTGGGTAACCGGCGTGATCTTGGCGGTGCTGACCGTCTCCTTTGGCGTTACCGGCTACTCCCTGCCCTGGGATCAGGTGGGCTACTGGGCAGTCAAGATCGTCTCCGGTGTGCCCAGTGCCATTCCGGTGGTGGGCGACTTGTTGGTGCAACTGATCCGGGGTGGCGAAGCGGTTGGTCAAGCTACCCTGACTCGCTTCTACAGCTTGCACACTTTCGTGCTACCCTGGCTGACCGCGGTCTTTATGACCATGCACTTTTTGATGATCCGCCGCCAAGGCATTTCTGGGCCTTTGTGA
- the petD gene encoding cytochrome b6-f complex subunit IV, with product MAVSKQVIATEAITRKVDLDNPKVVAKLKKNMGHMTYGEPAWPNDLLFMFPVVILGTIGVIVGLSVMDPAGVGEPADPFATPLEILPEWYLYPAFHILRIAPNKLLGIALMSAIPVGLLFVPFIENVNKFQNPLRRPVATTVFLIGTLVTLYLGIGATLPLDKWVTLGLF from the coding sequence ATGGCCGTCTCAAAACAGGTGATAGCGACCGAGGCCATTACCCGCAAGGTTGATCTAGACAACCCCAAAGTTGTAGCCAAGCTGAAGAAAAACATGGGCCACATGACCTATGGTGAGCCCGCTTGGCCCAACGATTTGCTCTTTATGTTTCCGGTGGTGATCCTGGGCACTATTGGAGTGATCGTTGGCCTGTCAGTCATGGATCCGGCAGGTGTAGGGGAGCCGGCGGATCCCTTTGCTACGCCTCTGGAAATTCTGCCGGAATGGTATCTCTACCCCGCCTTCCACATCCTGCGGATTGCTCCCAACAAGCTGTTGGGAATTGCTCTGATGTCTGCCATTCCTGTGGGTCTCTTGTTTGTGCCCTTCATCGAAAACGTCAACAAGTTCCAAAACCCCTTGCGCCGCCCAGTGGCGACAACGGTGTTCCTGATCGGCACCTTGGTCACCCTCTACCTGGGCATAGGTGCCACCTTGCCCTTGGATAAGTGGGTCACCTTGGGCTTGTTCTAA
- the leuB gene encoding 3-isopropylmalate dehydrogenase, giving the protein MSTSSSTARTYRITALAGDGIGPEIMRVGRAVLDAVARQMGFALQWQEGLIGGAAYDQTGDPLPAETLKMAQESDAVYLAAVGDFKYDALPPEKRPERALLGLRAGLGLFANLRPVKVFPQLVGASSLKPEVIAGIDLVVVRELTGGIYFGQPKGIFTDAQGSRRGVNTMVYSEAEVDRIARVAFELARKRRRKLCSVDKANVLEVSQLWRERVNAIAAEYPEVELSHLYIDNAAMQLVRWPKQFDVILTGNLFGDILSDEAAMLTGSIGMLPSASLGSSGPGLYEPVHGSAPDIAGQDKANPIAQVLSGALMLRYSLDQPQAADRIEQAVEAVLAQGYRTPDLYSEGMTLVGCQEMGEKLVAALSQQQAQ; this is encoded by the coding sequence ATGAGCACTTCTTCTTCAACTGCTCGAACCTATCGGATCACAGCCCTTGCCGGAGATGGCATCGGCCCCGAAATCATGCGGGTGGGACGAGCCGTTTTGGATGCAGTTGCCCGGCAGATGGGATTTGCTCTTCAGTGGCAAGAGGGCCTGATCGGCGGGGCCGCCTACGACCAGACCGGGGATCCCTTGCCGGCAGAAACCCTGAAAATGGCTCAAGAGAGCGATGCCGTTTATCTGGCTGCTGTCGGCGACTTCAAGTATGACGCTCTGCCTCCTGAGAAACGCCCGGAGCGGGCCTTGTTGGGCTTGAGGGCGGGGCTGGGGCTGTTTGCCAACTTGCGCCCGGTGAAGGTCTTCCCTCAACTGGTGGGGGCCTCCTCCCTGAAGCCGGAGGTGATCGCGGGGATCGACCTGGTGGTAGTGCGGGAGCTGACGGGGGGCATTTACTTCGGCCAGCCCAAGGGAATCTTCACGGATGCCCAGGGATCTCGGCGCGGCGTGAACACCATGGTCTATAGCGAAGCTGAGGTGGATCGGATTGCCCGAGTTGCCTTTGAGCTGGCCCGCAAACGCCGGCGCAAGCTCTGCTCGGTGGACAAAGCCAACGTTCTCGAGGTGTCGCAACTGTGGCGGGAGCGGGTCAATGCCATTGCGGCTGAGTACCCGGAGGTGGAACTTTCCCACCTGTACATCGACAATGCCGCCATGCAGTTGGTGCGCTGGCCCAAGCAGTTCGACGTCATCCTCACGGGCAATCTCTTCGGCGATATCCTCTCCGATGAAGCGGCCATGCTGACCGGCTCTATTGGTATGCTGCCCTCTGCCTCTCTGGGATCCTCTGGCCCCGGCCTATACGAGCCGGTACATGGGTCGGCTCCCGACATTGCCGGACAAGACAAAGCCAACCCCATTGCCCAGGTGCTCTCCGGCGCCCTGATGCTCCGCTACTCCCTGGATCAGCCGCAAGCTGCCGACCGCATCGAACAGGCGGTAGAAGCCGTTTTGGCGCAAGGGTACCGCACCCCAGACCTCTACTCTGAGGGAATGACTTTAGTGGGTTGCCAGGAAATGGGAGAAAAGTTGGTGGCAGCCCTGTCCCAGCAGCAGGCGCAATAG
- the dusB gene encoding tRNA dihydrouridine synthase DusB — protein MGLQLSPELQARLSQPLNIGGVKVLSRVFQAPLSGVTDQVFRGLVRRFAPHSLVYTEMVSATGLHYARQLPRIMEVGEGEQPIGIQLFDCRPDFLAEAARMAVDEGATLVDINMGCPVNKITKNGGGSSLLRDPDTAARIVEAVANAVEVPVTVKTRLGWSDQEINILDFAHRLQEAGAQLLTLHARTRAQGFNGKARWDWIRRVKQHLRIPVIANGDIFSTAAAVKCLEETGADGVMCSRGTMGYPFLVGEIDHFLKTGQERPAPTPLERIQMALEHLRGLWEYKGERGIRQARKHMTWYIKDFAGASQFRALLCRIETVQEGEALLLQAMERCQEATLRPEEAIKTTEEVDLLPEAGWA, from the coding sequence ATGGGCCTGCAGCTTTCGCCGGAACTCCAAGCCCGCTTGTCCCAGCCCCTCAATATCGGCGGGGTAAAAGTTTTGAGCCGCGTTTTTCAGGCGCCACTGTCAGGGGTAACCGACCAGGTCTTTCGAGGGCTGGTACGCCGTTTTGCCCCCCACAGCTTGGTCTACACGGAAATGGTCAGTGCGACCGGCTTGCACTATGCCCGCCAGTTGCCCCGCATCATGGAGGTCGGCGAGGGAGAGCAGCCTATTGGCATCCAACTGTTTGATTGTCGGCCCGACTTTCTGGCGGAAGCAGCCCGCATGGCTGTGGACGAAGGGGCGACCTTGGTGGACATCAACATGGGCTGCCCGGTGAACAAGATTACCAAAAACGGCGGCGGCTCTTCTCTGCTTCGCGATCCCGACACGGCAGCGCGAATTGTGGAGGCGGTGGCCAACGCAGTGGAGGTGCCCGTAACCGTGAAAACGCGCCTGGGCTGGTCGGATCAGGAGATCAACATTTTGGATTTTGCCCACCGTCTGCAGGAGGCAGGGGCGCAACTGCTCACCCTGCATGCCCGGACACGCGCCCAAGGCTTCAACGGCAAAGCCCGCTGGGACTGGATCCGCCGCGTCAAACAGCACCTGCGCATTCCCGTCATCGCCAATGGGGACATTTTCTCGACAGCCGCAGCGGTGAAGTGTCTGGAGGAAACCGGAGCCGATGGGGTGATGTGCTCCCGTGGCACCATGGGCTATCCCTTTCTGGTGGGGGAAATCGATCACTTCCTGAAAACCGGTCAAGAAAGACCGGCCCCCACTCCCCTGGAGCGGATTCAAATGGCCTTAGAGCATCTGCGCGGTCTCTGGGAGTACAAGGGAGAACGTGGCATCCGTCAGGCCCGCAAGCACATGACTTGGTACATCAAAGACTTTGCCGGAGCCTCTCAATTCCGTGCTCTCCTCTGTCGCATTGAGACGGTGCAGGAAGGGGAAGCCCTGCTTCTTCAAGCCATGGAGCGCTGCCAAGAAGCCACACTTCGACCGGAAGAGGCCATTAAAACCACCGAGGAGGTCGACCTTCTCCCTGAAGCCGGTTGGGCGTAG
- the rpsR gene encoding 30S ribosomal protein S18, with the protein MVYARRRLSPIKPGEPIRYTDVELLKKFVTERGKILPRRITGLTAKQQRELTAAIKRARIMGLLYFVNKEG; encoded by the coding sequence ATGGTTTACGCTCGCCGCCGCCTGTCTCCCATCAAGCCGGGAGAACCCATTAGGTACACCGATGTGGAGCTGCTCAAGAAATTTGTGACCGAGCGAGGCAAGATCTTGCCCCGCCGCATCACCGGCCTGACCGCCAAACAGCAGCGGGAGCTCACTGCCGCGATCAAAAGAGCGCGCATCATGGGTCTTCTTTACTTTGTCAACAAAGAGGGATAG
- the rpmG gene encoding 50S ribosomal protein L33 gives MAKAKGARIIITLECTECRTNVNKRSPGVNRYTTTKNRRNTTARLELKKFCPHCNRHTVHKEIK, from the coding sequence ATGGCCAAAGCAAAGGGTGCCCGCATCATCATTACTCTGGAGTGTACGGAGTGCCGCACCAACGTCAACAAGCGCTCTCCAGGCGTGAACCGCTACACCACCACCAAAAACCGCCGCAACACAACAGCCCGCTTAGAGCTGAAGAAATTCTGCCCCCACTGCAACCGCCACACCGTCCACAAAGAGATTAAGTAG
- a CDS encoding RDD family protein has translation MTDPRPYPERPPFPERPKTEQLDQTANEWRAFSALPPATSLPPVQAERPVPQTAAEGEPLPKLAPWSKRIGAFALDFGLGLGISYLAQGLAALVGANASAVDMVGYIAFFATWLVNRGYFQSRPEGQSLGKWLLNIKTLDPETEASPHLVRSLAREGVLSLFVLTEALLVPLAADGLFAVFDKEKRQTIHDRAGRTLVVEAERGYHLDEKVLRFLQDILEGDAADDVKSAARDLLRQAQRNDTVRDLSKQLQRLSKDVDRNARSLRQQTGKQVKTWVDSVKEKLDNW, from the coding sequence ATGACGGATCCCAGACCTTACCCCGAACGTCCCCCATTTCCAGAGCGGCCCAAAACCGAACAACTGGATCAAACTGCCAACGAATGGCGAGCCTTCAGCGCTTTGCCTCCTGCCACCTCTCTGCCCCCGGTTCAAGCCGAGCGGCCAGTCCCGCAAACGGCTGCTGAGGGAGAACCCCTGCCGAAATTGGCTCCCTGGAGTAAACGGATAGGGGCCTTTGCCCTCGACTTTGGGCTGGGGCTGGGGATCTCCTACCTAGCCCAAGGCTTGGCTGCTCTGGTAGGGGCCAATGCAAGCGCCGTGGACATGGTCGGCTATATCGCCTTCTTCGCTACCTGGCTGGTGAACCGCGGCTATTTCCAATCCCGCCCTGAGGGCCAAAGCCTCGGCAAATGGCTGCTGAACATCAAAACCCTGGATCCCGAGACCGAAGCCTCGCCGCACCTGGTTCGCTCTCTGGCTCGAGAGGGAGTGCTCTCCCTCTTTGTGCTCACGGAGGCCCTGCTGGTGCCTCTGGCTGCGGATGGGCTGTTTGCCGTCTTCGACAAGGAAAAACGCCAAACCATTCACGACCGCGCCGGACGTACCCTAGTGGTGGAAGCGGAGCGGGGCTACCACCTGGATGAAAAAGTCTTGCGGTTTTTGCAGGACATCCTAGAGGGGGACGCTGCTGACGACGTCAAATCGGCTGCTCGCGACCTGCTGCGCCAAGCCCAGCGCAATGACACCGTGCGGGATCTGTCCAAGCAGTTGCAGCGCCTGAGCAAAGATGTGGATCGCAACGCCCGTAGCCTACGGCAACAAACGGGCAAGCAAGTGAAAACTTGGGTTGATTCCGTCAAGGAAAAGTTAGATAATTGGTGA
- a CDS encoding ribonuclease Z, with protein sequence MRITFLGTSSGMPTRQRNVSGVAVQFPQRSEWWLFDCGEGTQHQLLRLDELRPSQLRRIFITHMHGDHIYGLPGLLASCGLGSTPEHIDIYGPPGLEEYLKAVLRYSETRIPYGFRVHTVETGLILQEPEYSVFCAPLDHRVPAFGYRVVEQDRPGSFNVAKAQADGIPFGPLYGQLKAGQSIIWQGRCFHGRDYVGDPIPGRKFSYCTDTIFCRNAVDLSRAADLVIHEATYAQADLELARRSKHSTAAMAAQVAAEAKAQALILTHFSPRYTPEAPITLEDLLAEAQAIFPNTLLARDRLTYEIPRRSPSPLPVGVGLPR encoded by the coding sequence ATTCGGATCACCTTTTTGGGCACCAGCTCCGGCATGCCCACCCGCCAGCGCAATGTCTCTGGGGTGGCGGTGCAGTTTCCCCAGCGGTCGGAATGGTGGCTGTTCGATTGTGGCGAGGGCACCCAGCACCAGTTGCTGCGCCTAGACGAGCTGCGCCCCAGCCAGTTGCGCCGCATTTTCATCACCCACATGCACGGGGATCACATCTACGGCCTGCCGGGGCTGTTGGCCTCCTGTGGCTTGGGCAGCACCCCTGAGCACATCGATATCTACGGCCCACCAGGTCTGGAAGAGTACCTGAAGGCCGTGTTGCGCTACAGCGAGACCCGGATCCCCTACGGCTTCCGCGTTCACACCGTCGAAACCGGTCTCATCCTGCAAGAGCCGGAATACTCCGTCTTCTGCGCGCCCTTGGATCACCGGGTGCCCGCCTTCGGCTACCGCGTGGTGGAACAGGATCGGCCAGGCAGCTTTAATGTGGCCAAAGCCCAGGCCGATGGGATCCCCTTTGGCCCTCTGTATGGGCAGCTCAAGGCCGGCCAATCCATCATCTGGCAGGGCCGCTGCTTTCACGGACGGGATTATGTCGGGGATCCCATTCCGGGCCGCAAATTCTCCTACTGCACCGACACGATTTTCTGCCGCAATGCTGTTGATCTCTCCCGGGCTGCGGATCTGGTCATCCACGAGGCTACCTACGCTCAGGCTGACTTGGAGCTGGCCCGCCGCTCTAAGCATTCCACCGCCGCCATGGCCGCCCAAGTGGCCGCCGAAGCCAAGGCCCAAGCTTTGATCCTCACCCACTTCAGCCCCCGCTACACCCCAGAGGCCCCCATTACCTTGGAAGACCTGCTGGCAGAAGCTCAGGCCATTTTTCCCAATACCCTGCTGGCCCGCGATCGGCTGACCTACGAGATCCCCCGTCGCAGCCCGTCCCCTCTGCCGGTGGGTGTGGGCTTGCCTCGCTAG
- a CDS encoding HesB/IscA family protein codes for MSLLVMITLTDSAIQELKRLRSKYEKEGSQPILRLGVKPSGCSGLSYVMNFESQANPDDHTFDFGDIQVAVDPLSMTLISGTTVDFSEDLLGGGFRFRNPNAIASCGCGTSFATAETAAVVGH; via the coding sequence TTGAGCCTTCTCGTCATGATCACCCTGACCGATAGCGCCATCCAAGAGTTGAAGCGCCTGCGCAGCAAGTACGAAAAAGAGGGATCCCAGCCCATCCTGCGTCTAGGGGTCAAGCCAAGCGGCTGCTCTGGCCTCTCTTACGTAATGAACTTCGAGTCTCAGGCCAACCCTGACGATCATACCTTCGACTTTGGGGATATCCAGGTGGCAGTGGATCCCTTGAGTATGACCTTGATCAGCGGCACCACCGTCGACTTTTCCGAGGATCTGCTGGGGGGCGGTTTCCGCTTCAGGAACCCCAATGCAATAGCTAGCTGTGGGTGTGGCACCTCCTTTGCCACTGCTGAGACTGCTGCTGTCGTTGGTCACTAA
- a CDS encoding hybrid sensor histidine kinase/response regulator has translation MLRPNPHPPAGSSPVGPLPGAQPGSPSPEKKPLVLVVDDERSQRLLVCYALEREGYQVLEASSGEACLQLAAQHPVDMVLLDAVMPDLDGFECCRRLHAQNSDLPILIVTALEDESCVDEAFAAGASDYISKPIRWAVLKRRIRHLIQASQAQRHLRELNQALEAKVQERTAQLACQVQDLQQLSRLKDSFLASVSHELRTPLTKIKLALELLGRSPLDEKQRQYHRIALEECQAEIELINRLLDLQGLEAKELGSAAAAIDLHSLCTSLLDGVRERAQARQLKLEMAELTSFPAVLYSYPQRLTLILKELLENACKFTQPGGTLRLEVQAFPGGVELRIGNTAQIEPDHLPHLFERFYRVPSEDPWAQPGSGLGLALVKQWVEYLQGQVRVTSQKGWTWFVLWLPSLEPSNR, from the coding sequence ATGCTGAGGCCTAATCCCCATCCTCCAGCCGGCTCGTCGCCGGTAGGCCCTCTTCCCGGGGCACAGCCGGGATCCCCCTCGCCTGAAAAGAAGCCGTTGGTGTTGGTGGTGGACGATGAGCGCAGCCAGCGGCTCTTGGTTTGCTACGCCCTTGAGCGAGAAGGCTACCAAGTCCTGGAAGCCAGCAGCGGCGAGGCTTGCTTGCAGCTAGCCGCTCAACACCCAGTGGATATGGTGTTGCTGGATGCGGTCATGCCAGATTTGGATGGGTTTGAGTGCTGTCGCCGCCTCCATGCTCAAAACTCGGATCTGCCCATTCTCATCGTCACGGCGCTGGAAGATGAGTCCTGCGTGGATGAAGCCTTTGCTGCCGGGGCCAGCGATTACATTTCCAAACCCATTCGTTGGGCGGTTTTGAAGCGGCGTATCCGTCACCTGATCCAGGCCAGCCAAGCCCAACGCCACCTGCGGGAACTCAACCAAGCCCTAGAAGCCAAAGTGCAGGAACGTACCGCCCAGTTGGCCTGCCAGGTACAGGACTTGCAGCAGCTCAGCCGCCTTAAGGATAGCTTTCTGGCCAGCGTTTCCCACGAGCTGCGCACTCCCCTCACCAAGATCAAGCTGGCCCTGGAGCTATTGGGCCGCTCCCCTCTAGACGAGAAGCAGCGCCAATACCACCGCATTGCCCTGGAAGAATGTCAAGCTGAAATCGAGCTAATCAACAGATTGCTGGATCTGCAGGGCCTGGAAGCCAAGGAGTTGGGCTCTGCGGCTGCCGCCATCGATCTCCACAGCCTTTGCACAAGCCTGCTCGACGGGGTGCGAGAACGGGCTCAAGCCCGGCAACTGAAGCTGGAGATGGCAGAGCTGACCTCATTCCCGGCAGTGCTCTACAGCTACCCGCAGCGGCTAACCCTGATCCTGAAGGAACTGCTGGAAAATGCCTGCAAGTTTACCCAGCCGGGCGGAACCCTCCGCTTGGAGGTGCAAGCCTTTCCCGGTGGGGTTGAGCTAAGGATTGGCAACACCGCCCAAATTGAGCCTGACCACCTGCCCCACCTTTTCGAGCGCTTTTACCGGGTGCCTTCTGAGGATCCCTGGGCGCAGCCGGGCAGCGGCCTTGGACTGGCCTTGGTGAAGCAGTGGGTGGAGTATCTGCAGGGCCAAGTCCGGGTCACCAGCCAGAAGGGATGGACTTGGTTTGTCCTTTGGCTGCCCAGCCTAGAGCCCTCCAACCGTTGA